From Demequina capsici, one genomic window encodes:
- a CDS encoding ubiquitin-like protein Pup, translated as MPQVNASGQPYEDDAPEPAAAPAAQASTDALDDLLDEIDGSLQTNAEQFVRSFVQKGGE; from the coding sequence ATGCCTCAGGTCAACGCTTCCGGTCAGCCCTATGAGGACGACGCTCCCGAGCCCGCAGCCGCTCCCGCGGCGCAGGCCTCGACCGACGCCCTCGACGATCTCCTCGACGAGATCGACGGATCCCTTCAGACGAACGCCGAGCAGTTCGTCCGCTCGTTCGTGCAGAAGGGCGGCGAGTAG
- a CDS encoding FKBP-type peptidyl-prolyl cis-trans isomerase: protein MRRVIALAIAGALMLSGCVSGPPDASASVSASGNVDEITVGNADDGKSPTLDIPEGKVWDTAQTEVLWEGDGDQLVDGQPLLLDMYGISLADGSELINSYKGLARSFLLAPELLGQDLYDALLGARVGTRILHVSPAPADNPDGEPPIALVIDVLPTHAVGTAVDPLSDMPVVTTAADGTPSVTIGSNVQQPTDLQVVTLIQGAGEQVRTGSFVMVNFTMVSWDGEVLDSSWPEEVAPLEVEVGSGQSIQAIEDGLLDQTVGSQLLILAPASYAYPDKGPVVLVVDILDVFTPEDS from the coding sequence ATGCGCCGCGTCATCGCCCTCGCGATCGCGGGAGCCCTCATGCTGAGCGGATGCGTGAGCGGTCCTCCCGACGCCTCGGCGTCGGTGTCGGCCAGCGGCAACGTGGATGAGATCACGGTCGGGAACGCGGACGATGGCAAGTCGCCGACGCTCGACATCCCCGAGGGGAAGGTGTGGGACACCGCGCAGACCGAGGTGCTCTGGGAGGGGGACGGCGATCAGCTTGTCGACGGTCAGCCTCTGCTGCTCGACATGTACGGCATCTCGCTCGCAGACGGCTCCGAGCTGATCAACTCCTACAAGGGCCTCGCCCGATCCTTCCTGCTCGCTCCCGAGCTGCTCGGCCAGGACCTCTATGACGCGCTGCTGGGTGCCCGCGTCGGCACCCGGATCCTGCACGTGTCGCCAGCGCCGGCGGACAACCCGGATGGGGAGCCTCCCATCGCCCTCGTGATCGATGTGCTGCCGACGCACGCGGTCGGCACCGCGGTCGACCCCCTGAGCGACATGCCGGTGGTCACGACCGCAGCGGACGGCACCCCGTCCGTCACCATCGGATCGAACGTGCAGCAACCCACGGACCTGCAGGTCGTGACTCTCATCCAGGGAGCAGGCGAGCAGGTGCGCACCGGCTCGTTCGTCATGGTGAACTTCACGATGGTGTCATGGGACGGAGAGGTGCTCGACTCGTCGTGGCCGGAGGAGGTCGCGCCGCTCGAGGTAGAGGTCGGCTCCGGCCAGTCGATCCAGGCCATCGAGGACGGCCTGCTCGACCAGACCGTGGGATCCCAGCTCCTCATCCTCGCCCCAGCGTCGTACGCGTACCCGGACAAGGGCCCCGTGGTCCTCGTGGTCGACATCCTCGACGTGTTCACACCGGAGGACTCCTGA
- a CDS encoding DUF2752 domain-containing protein gives MTVTSLLTEPGERLLARLPPFVAPAAVAAASIAATAYIAGVDPHEAGHYPTCPSLYLTGFYCPGCGSLRAIHDLAHLDLAGAWGMNPLAVLVLPWLAWRWIRWVLALRGVRTTTRPAPGWAIYTLLGAVVVYTIARNIPVLMPYLAP, from the coding sequence ATGACTGTCACCTCACTACTGACGGAGCCTGGCGAGCGACTGCTCGCCAGGCTCCCGCCGTTCGTGGCTCCAGCGGCGGTGGCGGCGGCGAGCATCGCCGCGACGGCGTACATCGCGGGAGTCGACCCGCACGAGGCCGGGCACTATCCCACGTGCCCCTCGCTGTACCTCACGGGCTTCTACTGTCCGGGCTGCGGCTCGCTGCGGGCGATCCACGACCTGGCGCACCTCGACCTCGCCGGTGCGTGGGGGATGAACCCGCTCGCCGTCCTGGTGCTGCCGTGGCTCGCATGGCGGTGGATCCGGTGGGTCCTCGCCCTGCGCGGCGTGCGCACCACCACCCGGCCGGCGCCGGGGTGGGCGATCTACACGCTCCTGGGCGCGGTCGTCGTCTACACGATCGCGCGCAACATCCCTGTGCTCATGCCGTACCTCGCGCCGTGA
- a CDS encoding ABC transporter ATP-binding protein, producing the protein MSEPRTLRETARRGFVLSPEFRTGLGVTLALAGVAALGKMAVPFVTQQVTDRGLLVPGGVQVSVAFIFAGIGAALLIMATIVERIVRIRMVTQAEQGLATLRIKAFDTVHDLSVLTQNADRRGRYVSRVTGDVETMRDLMQWTGAAMLVAAFESAIMLVVMAVYAWQLALVVVIAYVPTALMVRIMQPRIVRAYARVRARSADLLAATGEQLVGVATIRAYGVHQHMRADLARTNHDIVAGDTRAGWLGTSLFSTNAAAQSIATGLALIVGTRLALSGTISVGTVVAFAFLVYQFAGPVGWIIEMLAEMQRALVGWRRVIGLVDTPVTVADPGESGTPIPRGHGEVGIDGVHLTYPSGPEVLKGIDLTVPAGRRIALVGETGSGKTSLVRLLARFIDPTAGTVTIGGVDLRDVPMEDLRRSVAIVPQEGFLFDGTIRSNLAYAVDEGVGADELERRSLAVLESLGLDGWLAAQPQGLDTPVGPRGELLSAGERQLVAIARAYLRDPDVLILDEATSAVDPATEVRISRALESLMRGRTAIVIAHRLSTAERADMVAVMDQGLLVEVGSHADLVLRGGIYTRMHEAWVAQTR; encoded by the coding sequence ATGAGCGAGCCGAGGACGTTGCGGGAGACCGCCCGTCGAGGGTTCGTGCTGAGCCCTGAGTTCCGGACCGGGCTCGGCGTGACGCTGGCGCTCGCAGGGGTGGCTGCGCTCGGCAAGATGGCGGTCCCCTTCGTCACCCAGCAGGTGACGGACAGGGGGCTGCTCGTGCCCGGCGGGGTGCAGGTGTCGGTCGCCTTCATCTTCGCGGGGATAGGCGCCGCGCTGCTGATCATGGCGACCATCGTGGAGCGCATCGTCCGCATTCGGATGGTCACGCAGGCGGAGCAGGGCCTCGCGACGCTCCGCATCAAGGCGTTCGACACCGTGCATGATCTCTCCGTCCTCACGCAGAACGCGGATCGTCGCGGACGTTACGTCTCGCGGGTGACCGGAGATGTCGAGACGATGCGCGACCTCATGCAGTGGACGGGTGCCGCCATGCTGGTCGCGGCGTTCGAGTCGGCGATCATGCTGGTCGTGATGGCCGTCTACGCCTGGCAGCTCGCGCTGGTCGTCGTCATCGCCTATGTGCCGACCGCGCTGATGGTGCGGATCATGCAGCCGCGGATCGTGCGCGCGTATGCGCGCGTCCGTGCGCGCAGCGCAGACCTGCTCGCGGCGACCGGCGAGCAGCTCGTCGGGGTCGCGACCATCCGCGCCTACGGCGTCCATCAGCACATGCGCGCCGATCTGGCCAGGACGAACCATGACATCGTCGCCGGCGACACCCGCGCGGGCTGGCTCGGCACGTCGCTGTTCTCCACGAACGCTGCTGCTCAGTCGATCGCGACCGGCCTCGCGCTGATCGTCGGCACACGCCTGGCGTTGTCGGGCACCATCAGCGTGGGTACGGTGGTCGCCTTCGCCTTCCTCGTCTACCAGTTCGCGGGACCCGTCGGCTGGATCATCGAGATGCTCGCCGAGATGCAGCGCGCGCTGGTCGGTTGGCGCAGGGTGATCGGCCTGGTCGACACACCGGTCACCGTCGCCGATCCGGGGGAGTCCGGCACGCCGATCCCTCGAGGGCACGGCGAGGTCGGGATCGACGGGGTCCACCTCACGTACCCCTCAGGCCCCGAGGTGCTCAAGGGCATCGATCTCACGGTGCCTGCGGGCCGGAGGATCGCGCTCGTCGGCGAGACGGGCTCGGGGAAGACCTCTCTCGTGAGGCTCCTCGCGCGTTTCATCGATCCGACCGCCGGCACCGTGACGATCGGGGGCGTCGATCTGCGCGACGTCCCCATGGAGGACCTGCGGCGCTCCGTCGCGATCGTGCCTCAGGAGGGATTCCTCTTCGACGGCACCATCCGCTCGAACCTGGCGTATGCCGTCGACGAGGGAGTCGGCGCCGACGAGCTGGAGCGCCGGTCGCTCGCGGTGCTGGAGTCGCTCGGCCTCGACGGATGGCTCGCGGCCCAACCGCAGGGGCTCGACACGCCGGTGGGGCCGCGAGGCGAGCTCCTCAGCGCGGGGGAACGTCAGCTCGTCGCCATCGCGCGGGCGTACCTGCGCGACCCTGACGTGCTGATACTCGACGAGGCGACCTCGGCGGTCGACCCTGCGACGGAGGTCCGGATCTCCCGCGCGCTCGAGTCGCTGATGCGTGGCCGTACCGCGATCGTCATCGCGCACCGGCTGTCCACCGCGGAGAGGGCCGACATGGTCGCGGTGATGGACCAGGGCCTCCTCGTGGAGGTCGGGTCGCACGCCGACCTCGTGCTGCGCGGCGGCATCTACACACGGATGCACGAGGCGTGGGTCGCGCAGACGCGTTGA
- a CDS encoding anthranilate synthase component I: MTDAPVTVAWGETWPALPRFKELGASHRVVPVVRRVLADSTTPVAVYQALAQSRPNTFILESAEPDGTLGRFSFIGVRSRAALTVDGDHARWTGDVPVGLQGGAPLTAIRQVLSELASEAIPGLPPLTGGMVGVLGWDIIRQWEPTLPKKAPAEIDVPDVLLLLATDIAVVDHLDGSVWLIANAVNADAQTAGIEGAYDDAVRRIDSMERDLACAPGGEVSGLDDAPEPKVHLRTEPGEYERTVEFAKDAIRDGEVFQVVPSQRFDVPCDAAPIDVYRVLRTVNPSPYMYCFQLEDADGRAFAVVGSSPESLVRVERGDVSTFPIAGSRPRGATPDEDRRLEEELRADPKEIAEHVMLVDLARNDLVKVCEPTSVEVADFMALNRYSHIMHLCSTVIGRLEAGHTAFDAFTATFPAGTLSGAPKPRAIALIDEVEPARRALYGGAVGYFDFAGNTDTAIAIRTALIKDGMAYIQAGAGIVADSVPANEEAETRSKAAAMIRAVFLASRLTARGRG, from the coding sequence ATGACTGACGCGCCGGTGACGGTCGCCTGGGGCGAGACGTGGCCCGCGCTCCCGCGCTTCAAGGAGCTCGGGGCCAGCCACCGCGTCGTCCCTGTGGTGCGACGGGTGCTCGCCGACTCGACGACCCCCGTGGCGGTGTATCAGGCTCTCGCGCAGTCGCGTCCGAACACGTTCATCCTCGAGTCGGCGGAACCCGACGGCACGCTCGGGAGGTTCTCGTTCATCGGCGTCCGGTCTCGCGCGGCGCTGACCGTCGACGGCGATCACGCGCGGTGGACGGGCGATGTGCCCGTCGGTCTGCAGGGCGGCGCACCTCTCACCGCGATCCGCCAGGTCCTCTCGGAGCTCGCCTCAGAGGCGATCCCTGGGCTGCCGCCGCTGACGGGCGGCATGGTCGGCGTGCTCGGGTGGGACATCATCAGGCAGTGGGAGCCGACGCTTCCGAAGAAGGCGCCGGCCGAGATCGACGTGCCGGACGTGCTGCTCCTGCTCGCCACCGATATCGCCGTCGTGGACCACCTCGACGGCTCGGTGTGGCTGATCGCGAACGCTGTGAACGCGGATGCCCAGACCGCCGGCATCGAAGGCGCGTACGACGATGCGGTCCGGCGGATCGACTCGATGGAGCGCGACCTCGCCTGCGCGCCCGGCGGCGAGGTGTCGGGCCTGGACGACGCTCCTGAGCCGAAGGTGCATCTTCGTACCGAGCCAGGGGAGTACGAGCGGACGGTGGAGTTCGCGAAGGACGCGATCCGCGACGGCGAGGTCTTCCAGGTGGTGCCCTCGCAGCGGTTCGACGTGCCGTGCGACGCAGCGCCGATCGACGTCTACCGGGTGCTTCGCACGGTCAACCCGAGCCCGTACATGTACTGCTTCCAGCTCGAGGATGCCGATGGGCGTGCGTTCGCCGTCGTCGGCTCCAGCCCGGAGTCCTTGGTGCGTGTCGAGCGTGGCGACGTCTCGACGTTCCCCATCGCGGGCTCGCGCCCTCGCGGCGCCACACCGGACGAGGACCGACGGCTCGAGGAGGAGCTGCGCGCCGACCCCAAGGAGATCGCCGAGCACGTGATGCTCGTGGACCTGGCGCGCAACGACCTGGTCAAGGTCTGCGAGCCCACCTCGGTCGAGGTGGCGGACTTCATGGCGCTGAACAGGTACAGCCACATCATGCATCTGTGCTCGACCGTCATCGGTCGGCTCGAGGCGGGACACACGGCCTTCGACGCCTTCACGGCCACGTTCCCGGCCGGGACGCTGTCGGGTGCTCCGAAGCCGCGTGCGATCGCCTTGATCGACGAGGTCGAGCCTGCGCGGCGTGCCCTGTACGGCGGGGCGGTCGGCTACTTCGACTTCGCGGGGAACACGGACACCGCCATCGCGATCCGGACCGCGCTGATCAAGGACGGCATGGCGTACATCCAGGCGGGTGCCGGCATCGTGGCGGATTCCGTCCCCGCGAACGAGGAGGCGGAGACCAGGAGCAAGGCTGCGGCGATGATCCGGGCAGTTTTCCTCGCCTCGCGGCTCACCGCGCGCGGCCGTGGCTAG
- the pafA gene encoding Pup--protein ligase, with the protein MQIAEVPPPLEVEASRRIFGLETEFGLHVVAPGSRPITPEEVAGHLFHSVVQWGRSSNVFLTNGSRLYIDVGAHPEYATAECDSIEDLIALDKAGERVVQDLVVEGEQRLREAGVDGQIHLYKNNTDSAGNSYGCHENYLLRRRADFAGFGRQLLPFLVTRQIVTGAGCITRTPEGAHYSFSPRADHMWEGMSSATTRSRPMINTRDEPHANAELYRRMHVIVGDSTMAQPTTLLKIGSTDLVLRLLEARVDMPDLSLAKEMQAIRDVAHDLTGAAEVELADGRRMTAVEIQQSFLDMVRSHLGDVIEPTDEVSRILDLWQRGLDAVRTQDFSTVDTELDWAIKLKLLRRYQAKLGCALDDPRLARLELAFHDVSPERGLTRRMEEQGLIRTIVSEDAIDRAKTTAPATTRAHLRGRFVREALASGRDFTVDWVHLKFTGHESRTVLLKDPFRYEDERVDMLLDTVAR; encoded by the coding sequence ATGCAGATCGCCGAGGTCCCGCCGCCTCTCGAAGTGGAGGCGTCACGCCGCATCTTCGGTCTCGAGACCGAGTTCGGCCTCCACGTCGTGGCCCCTGGTTCACGCCCGATCACTCCCGAGGAGGTCGCGGGTCATCTCTTCCATTCGGTGGTGCAGTGGGGACGCTCCTCGAACGTGTTCCTGACCAACGGGTCCCGGCTGTACATCGACGTCGGCGCGCACCCCGAGTACGCGACGGCGGAGTGCGACTCCATCGAGGACCTGATCGCGCTCGACAAGGCGGGGGAGCGCGTGGTCCAGGACCTCGTGGTCGAAGGCGAGCAGCGGCTCCGCGAGGCAGGTGTCGACGGTCAGATCCACCTGTACAAGAACAACACCGACTCCGCAGGGAACAGCTACGGCTGCCACGAGAACTACCTGCTGCGCCGTCGGGCCGACTTCGCGGGCTTCGGACGGCAGCTCCTTCCGTTCCTGGTCACGCGCCAGATCGTCACCGGCGCGGGGTGCATCACCCGCACCCCCGAGGGAGCGCACTACAGCTTCTCCCCTCGGGCGGATCACATGTGGGAGGGCATGAGCTCGGCGACCACCAGGTCCCGGCCGATGATCAACACCAGGGACGAGCCTCACGCCAACGCCGAGCTCTACCGTCGCATGCACGTCATCGTGGGCGACTCGACGATGGCGCAACCGACCACGCTTCTCAAGATCGGCTCCACCGACCTGGTGCTCCGTCTGCTCGAGGCACGGGTCGACATGCCGGACCTGTCGCTCGCCAAGGAGATGCAGGCGATCCGTGACGTCGCGCACGACCTCACGGGGGCCGCCGAGGTCGAGCTCGCCGACGGCAGGCGGATGACGGCGGTCGAGATCCAGCAGTCGTTCCTCGACATGGTGCGCTCGCACCTCGGCGATGTCATCGAGCCGACGGACGAGGTCTCGCGGATCCTCGACCTGTGGCAGCGAGGACTGGACGCCGTGCGCACGCAGGACTTCTCGACCGTGGACACCGAGCTGGACTGGGCGATCAAGCTCAAGCTGCTCCGTCGCTACCAGGCGAAGCTCGGCTGTGCCCTCGATGATCCGCGGCTGGCGCGGCTGGAGCTGGCGTTCCACGACGTCTCACCGGAGCGCGGTCTCACTCGCCGGATGGAGGAGCAGGGCCTGATCAGGACGATCGTCTCCGAGGACGCGATCGACCGTGCGAAGACCACGGCTCCCGCCACGACCCGCGCGCATCTGCGTGGTCGGTTCGTGCGTGAGGCGCTGGCGTCGGGCCGCGACTTCACCGTGGACTGGGTCCATCTGAAGTTCACGGGCCACGAGAGCCGCACCGTGCTCCTCAAGGACCCGTTCCGGTACGAGGACGAGCGCGTCGACATGCTGCTCGACACCGTCGCACGCTGA
- the hisI gene encoding phosphoribosyl-AMP cyclohydrolase, which yields MPLDPTLASRLKRNEDGLVCAVVQQHDTREVLMVAWMNDEALHETLTTGRAVYWSRSRQELWRKGDTSGHRQTVVRASLDCDGDAVLLEVDQVGAACHTGERTCFLTGGDLGAVDGREVGDD from the coding sequence ATGCCCTTGGATCCCACTCTGGCGTCGCGCCTGAAGCGCAATGAGGACGGCCTGGTCTGCGCGGTCGTGCAGCAGCACGACACCCGCGAGGTCCTGATGGTCGCCTGGATGAACGACGAGGCCCTCCACGAGACCCTGACGACGGGTCGCGCGGTGTACTGGAGCCGGTCACGACAGGAGCTGTGGCGCAAGGGCGACACGTCCGGGCATCGTCAGACCGTGGTCAGGGCCTCGCTCGACTGCGATGGCGACGCTGTGCTCCTCGAGGTGGATCAGGTCGGCGCCGCCTGCCACACCGGCGAGCGCACCTGCTTCCTGACGGGTGGGGACCTCGGCGCAGTCGATGGACGTGAGGTCGGGGATGACTGA
- a CDS encoding ABC transporter ATP-binding protein — MSGPARPDEYSLRGSFVRQSVQLLVHGVRQSPWFFAGGIAAASVFSVMTIVFGTLLGAITDDVVIPGVAGDPVGGRWGEMTDDPMRAIVYAGAAFVVIGIVIALSQAFRQALTQSGVARVGGRHREVVSESLSRLPMGWHRTQSSGRILSAISSDAETATGPLHPLPFTVGSFVMMVAAGVSMWRSDPWLAVTGLAVIPLILLVNLLFERVVTPLWRQGQTLRADVSNIAHESFDGGTVVKALGVERREGRRFALAARDLAAADTRVGRVKAWFEPLMDLMAPLGAIALMVVGTARAAAGYVSVGEVVSAMYFVTLLAIPIRGLGWILGQMPQALVSFRRVGEIAEAAREVDEPGHIEVEGSGAGSVIFRGASIAADDGHDELTVLVEGASIELRPGTVTALVGPTGSGKSTIAMAASRLTLPAKGQILLDGVPLRDVKNLEAHVALVPQTAFVFAGTVRENVTLGADIDDAAVWEALRRAAVHHVVRGLVGAGLDPLDAVLDERGSNLSGGQRQRLALARALVRRPRVLILDDATSAVDPVVERDILTGLSRSADAPTVLLVAYRLASIMLAHSVVHLDSGRVVDSGSHGELFARDAGYRDIVLAYERDARRDTDGTEEVSS; from the coding sequence ATGAGCGGCCCAGCGAGGCCGGACGAGTACAGCCTCCGGGGCTCCTTCGTCCGCCAGTCGGTGCAGCTGCTCGTGCACGGTGTCAGGCAGTCGCCATGGTTCTTCGCGGGCGGCATCGCTGCCGCGAGCGTGTTCTCTGTCATGACGATCGTGTTCGGCACGCTCCTCGGCGCCATCACGGATGATGTGGTGATCCCAGGGGTCGCGGGGGATCCGGTCGGAGGGCGATGGGGCGAGATGACCGACGACCCGATGAGAGCGATCGTCTATGCAGGCGCCGCCTTCGTGGTGATCGGCATCGTGATCGCGCTGTCACAGGCGTTCCGCCAGGCGCTGACCCAGTCCGGTGTGGCGCGTGTGGGCGGCAGGCACCGCGAGGTCGTGTCGGAGTCGCTGTCGCGGCTGCCGATGGGCTGGCATCGTACGCAGTCGTCCGGTCGGATCCTCTCCGCGATCTCGTCTGACGCCGAGACCGCCACCGGCCCGCTCCATCCGTTGCCGTTCACCGTCGGGTCCTTCGTGATGATGGTTGCGGCCGGTGTGTCGATGTGGCGGTCCGATCCGTGGCTCGCGGTGACCGGCCTCGCGGTGATCCCGCTGATCCTGCTGGTCAACCTGCTCTTCGAGCGGGTCGTCACGCCGCTCTGGCGCCAGGGGCAGACGCTTCGCGCTGACGTGTCGAACATCGCGCACGAGAGCTTCGACGGTGGCACGGTCGTGAAGGCGCTCGGCGTGGAGCGCCGCGAGGGCCGCCGATTCGCTCTCGCGGCTCGCGACCTCGCGGCGGCTGACACGCGGGTCGGGCGCGTCAAGGCGTGGTTCGAGCCGCTCATGGATCTGATGGCGCCGCTCGGCGCGATCGCCTTGATGGTGGTGGGCACGGCGCGCGCGGCGGCCGGATACGTGTCCGTGGGTGAGGTGGTGTCGGCGATGTACTTCGTCACGCTCCTCGCGATCCCGATCCGCGGGCTCGGCTGGATCCTGGGTCAGATGCCTCAGGCGCTCGTGTCGTTCCGGCGCGTCGGTGAGATCGCGGAGGCGGCGCGCGAGGTGGATGAGCCCGGCCACATCGAGGTCGAGGGCTCCGGCGCGGGCAGCGTGATCTTCCGGGGTGCCTCGATCGCCGCGGACGACGGCCACGACGAGCTCACCGTGCTCGTCGAGGGCGCGTCGATCGAGTTGCGACCCGGCACGGTCACCGCGCTCGTGGGGCCTACGGGCTCGGGCAAGTCGACGATCGCGATGGCGGCCTCGCGCCTCACTCTTCCTGCCAAGGGCCAGATCCTGCTCGACGGTGTCCCGCTTCGAGACGTGAAGAACCTCGAGGCACACGTCGCGCTCGTGCCTCAGACCGCCTTCGTCTTCGCGGGCACGGTGCGGGAGAACGTGACGCTCGGAGCGGACATCGACGATGCTGCGGTGTGGGAGGCGCTGCGGCGCGCCGCGGTCCATCATGTGGTGCGAGGGCTCGTCGGTGCCGGCCTGGATCCGCTCGATGCCGTGCTCGACGAGCGCGGCTCCAACCTGTCCGGTGGGCAGCGCCAGCGGCTCGCCCTCGCCCGTGCCCTGGTGCGCCGACCGCGGGTGCTCATCCTCGACGATGCCACCTCGGCGGTGGACCCGGTGGTGGAGCGCGACATCCTGACTGGCCTGTCGCGCAGCGCCGACGCGCCCACGGTGCTCCTGGTCGCGTACCGGCTCGCCTCGATCATGCTGGCGCACAGCGTGGTGCACCTCGACTCGGGCCGGGTCGTCGACTCGGGGTCCCACGGTGAGCTCTTCGCGCGCGATGCCGGCTACCGCGACATCGTGCTCGCGTATGAGCGTGACGCGAGGCGCGACACCGACGGCACCGAGGAGGTCTCGTCATGA
- the hisF gene encoding imidazole glycerol phosphate synthase subunit HisF — MSVAVRVIPCLDVDAGRVVKGVNFENLRDAGDPVELARLYGDGGADELTFLDVTASSGDRETTYDVVRRTAEQVFVPLTVGGGVRAPEDVDRLLRAGADKVGVNTAAIARPELITEIAHRFGNQVLVLSADARRCRDGAETESGFEVTTHGGRRGTGIDALEWIRRAEELGAGEILLNSMDADGTTDGFDLEMIRKARATVSIPLIASGGAGTAEHFVEAARAGADAVLAASVFHFGALSIVEVKEHMRAAGIEVR, encoded by the coding sequence ATGTCTGTCGCAGTGCGAGTGATCCCGTGCCTCGACGTCGACGCAGGGCGCGTCGTGAAGGGCGTGAACTTCGAGAACCTCCGCGACGCGGGCGACCCTGTGGAGCTCGCGCGTCTGTACGGCGATGGCGGAGCGGACGAGCTCACCTTCCTGGACGTCACCGCGTCGTCGGGCGATCGTGAGACCACCTACGACGTCGTGCGGCGCACCGCCGAGCAGGTGTTCGTCCCGCTCACCGTCGGGGGAGGCGTGCGTGCACCCGAGGATGTCGACAGGCTGCTGCGCGCCGGCGCCGACAAGGTGGGCGTCAACACCGCCGCGATCGCGCGCCCCGAGCTCATCACCGAGATCGCGCACCGATTCGGCAACCAGGTGCTGGTGCTCTCCGCGGATGCCCGCAGGTGCCGCGACGGCGCTGAGACGGAGTCAGGCTTCGAGGTGACCACGCACGGCGGCCGTCGCGGCACGGGCATCGACGCGCTCGAGTGGATCCGCCGCGCCGAGGAGCTCGGCGCGGGCGAGATCCTCCTGAACTCGATGGACGCCGACGGCACCACGGACGGGTTCGATCTCGAGATGATCCGCAAGGCGCGCGCGACAGTCTCCATCCCGTTGATCGCGTCGGGCGGTGCAGGCACCGCGGAGCACTTCGTCGAGGCGGCACGCGCCGGCGCCGACGCGGTGCTTGCGGCGAGCGTGTTCCACTTCGGTGCGCTGTCGATCGTCGAGGTGAAGGAGCACATGCGCGCCGCAGGCATCGAGGTGCGGTAG
- the trpC gene encoding indole-3-glycerol phosphate synthase TrpC, with protein MSVLQSIVAGVREDLAVREQSTSMDALKERAARLPSAIDAYQILARDEVAVIAEVKRSSPSKGDLADITDPASLATEYEAGGASVISVLTEQRRFGGSLSDLDAVRAKVDIPILRKDFIVTPYQVWEARAHGADVVLLIVAALEQMALEGLIERVHSLGMTALVEVHDVEETARAVDAGARVVGVNARNLKTLEVDRHTFARVAPAIPDGILRVAESGIRDSHDVVEYARLGADAVLVGEALVKDRDPRTAVAEMVAAGAHPALRSVRP; from the coding sequence ATGAGCGTGTTGCAGAGCATCGTCGCAGGTGTCCGTGAGGACCTTGCTGTGCGTGAGCAGTCGACGTCCATGGACGCGCTGAAGGAGCGCGCCGCGCGTCTTCCGAGCGCCATCGACGCGTACCAGATCCTGGCACGCGATGAGGTGGCGGTCATCGCCGAGGTCAAGCGGTCGAGCCCGTCGAAGGGTGACCTCGCGGACATCACGGACCCCGCGTCCCTGGCCACCGAGTATGAGGCGGGGGGTGCGTCGGTCATCTCCGTGCTCACCGAGCAGCGGAGGTTCGGCGGTTCGCTGTCGGATCTCGATGCCGTCCGCGCGAAGGTCGACATCCCGATCCTCCGCAAGGACTTCATCGTCACGCCCTACCAGGTGTGGGAGGCTCGCGCGCATGGCGCAGACGTCGTGCTGCTCATCGTCGCGGCTCTCGAGCAGATGGCACTCGAAGGATTGATCGAGCGGGTGCACTCGTTGGGCATGACCGCTCTCGTCGAGGTGCACGACGTCGAGGAGACGGCGCGGGCGGTGGATGCGGGTGCGCGGGTCGTGGGAGTCAACGCCCGCAACCTCAAGACGCTCGAGGTCGATCGCCACACCTTCGCACGGGTCGCTCCCGCGATCCCCGACGGGATCCTGCGGGTGGCCGAGTCTGGCATCCGCGACAGCCACGACGTGGTCGAATACGCCCGCCTGGGCGCAGACGCTGTGCTCGTGGGAGAGGCGCTCGTGAAGGATCGCGACCCTCGCACGGCGGTCGCCGAGATGGTCGCCGCCGGCGCTCATCCCGCGTTGCGATCGGTGCGCCCGTGA
- a CDS encoding HGxxPAAW family protein produces the protein MSSSVKLSPQDLPEAAPHNHGRTLAAWVTNVGLVLAALVASLGIGIPQISLVWVGAALAVVSLAAGGALKALGHGQTAS, from the coding sequence GTGTCGAGCAGCGTCAAGCTGAGTCCCCAGGACCTTCCCGAGGCAGCGCCTCACAACCACGGTCGCACTCTCGCGGCCTGGGTGACGAACGTCGGGCTGGTGCTCGCAGCACTGGTCGCGTCGCTCGGTATCGGCATTCCTCAGATCTCTCTCGTGTGGGTCGGGGCAGCACTGGCCGTCGTGTCTCTCGCGGCGGGTGGTGCGCTCAAGGCTCTCGGCCACGGCCAGACCGCGAGCTGA
- a CDS encoding CD225/dispanin family protein, producing the protein MTDIPPPPPAPGMQPAYGAPQPPNNNLVWAILTTVLCCLPLGIVAIVKAAEVNSKWAAGDYAGAQASAEAAKKWSLWSAGATLILGVLYILFFVILGVASSN; encoded by the coding sequence ATGACCGACATCCCGCCGCCCCCGCCAGCACCCGGCATGCAGCCCGCCTACGGCGCGCCGCAGCCTCCGAACAACAACCTGGTCTGGGCCATCCTGACCACGGTCCTGTGCTGCCTGCCGCTCGGCATCGTGGCGATCGTCAAGGCCGCCGAGGTCAACTCGAAGTGGGCCGCGGGCGACTACGCGGGCGCGCAGGCGTCCGCAGAGGCTGCCAAGAAGTGGTCGCTGTGGTCGGCCGGAGCGACGCTGATCCTCGGGGTGCTGTACATCCTCTTCTTCGTGATCCTCGGGGTCGCCTCGTCCAACTGA